A genome region from Camelina sativa cultivar DH55 chromosome 10, Cs, whole genome shotgun sequence includes the following:
- the LOC104720075 gene encoding F-box/kelch-repeat protein At5g39560-like — protein MIRKEVEEMKKNKNKSHHDQPLTISSLPEEILEHILARISKWNYPNLSLVSKRFLSLLSSPQIYTTRSNIGTTEPCLYFCLQLSKNQSFDLYTLWMTPSETLTNDGDDDIPGDYSLVAVPCYPHPHCVPYDFTSVAVGSEIYLIGAPSKSPPAVRILDCGSNTWRDGPNMMVARKCAKAVFVDGKIFVMGGYGKLEFMAWTEVLDIKTQTWSSLPSHGDSADELSSSEEELEISMLEVEGKIYAMDDPNNYAYCDMKKGTLEVVVVETHSSMMWIYAWCVIENVVYGYTDSNICMWYELKSRKWREVKGSNLELLLGQDTCCLAHGFVLDLVNYGGKLLVLWMTVHVDNAKQIKRIRCAKMALEKRHGGEDWGKMEWANTLLMVPESFEFLSSCVVVSI, from the coding sequence ATGATCCGCAAAGAGgttgaagagatgaagaagaataagaataagagcCATCATGATCAGCCACTGACGATTTCTTCACTTCCAGAAGAAATCTTAGAGCACATCCTCGCCCGTATCTCTAAATGGAATTACCctaatctctctcttgtctccAAGAGattcctctctctcctctcctctcccCAAATCTACACGACTCGATCTAACATCGGAACCACAGAACCATGCCTCTATTTCTGCTTACAATTGTCTAAGAACCAATCTTTTGATTTGTACACTCTCTGGATGACACCTTCCGAAACCCTAACGaacgatggtgatgatgatattcCTGGTGATTATTCATTGGTTGCGGTACCTTGTTATCCACATCCTCATTGTGTACCGTACGATTTCACTAGTGTAGCTGTTGGTTCGGAGATCTACTTAATCGGTGCACCCTCCAAATCGCCACCAGCTGTTCGTATCCTTGATTGTGGGAGTAACACGTGGCGTGATGGCCCCAATATGATGGTTGCTCGGAAGTGTGCGAAAGCGGTTTTTGTTGATGGGAAAATATTTGTAATGGGAGGTTATGGGAAGCTCGAGTTTATGGCTTGGACGGAAGTGTTAGACATAAAGACTCAGACTTGGAGTTCTTTGCCGAGCCATGGAGACTCAGCCGACGAGTTAAGTAGCAGCGAGGAAGAGTTAGAAATCAGTATGCTGGAAGTGGAAGGAAAAATTTACGCAATGGATGATCCGAATAACTATGCTTATTGTGATATGAAAAAAGGTACATTGGAAGTTGTAGTCGTAGAAACGCACTCGAGCATGATGTGGATATATGCTTGGTGCGTGATAGAGAATGTAGTATATGGTTATACAGACTCCAATATTTGCATGTGGTATGAGTTGAAGAGTAGAAAGTGGAGAGAGGTCAAGGGTTCGAATTTGGAATTATTGCTTGGGCAGGATACATGTTGCTTAGCACATGGGTTTGTGCTTGATTTAGTTAACTATGGTGGGAAACTTTTAGTTTTGTGGATGACGGTTCACGTAGACAACGCAAAACAGATAAAGAGAATCAGGTGCGCAAAGATGGCGTTAGAGAAGCGCCATGGAGGCGAGGATTGGGGTAAGATGGAGTGGGCTAATACTCTTCTTATGGTTCCAGAGTCGTTTGAATTCTTGAGTAGTTGTGTAGTAGTTTCGATTTGA
- the LOC104717260 gene encoding glucan endo-1,3-beta-glucosidase 12-like gives MDKRVKLIFWICVSILAFLDFGMASKIGICYGRNADNLPSPNRVSELIQHLNIKFVRIYDANIDVLKAFANTGIELMIGVPNADLLAFAQFQSNVDTWLSNNILPYYPYTKITSISVGLEVTEAPDNATGLVLPAMRNIHTALKKSGLDKKIKISSSFSLAILSRSFPPSSASFSKKHSAFLKPMLEFLVENESPFMIDLYPYYAYRDSTEKIPLEYALFESSSQVVDSATGLLYSNMFDAQLDAIYFALTAMNFKTVKVMVTESGWPSKGSPKETAATPDNALAYNTNLIRHVIGDPGTPAKPGEEIDVYLFSLFNENRKPGIESERNWGMFYANGTNVYALDFTGESTTPVSPTNVTTGTSPSPSSSPISNGNSTVIIGGGGGGVVGGGGTKKWCIASSQASVTELQTALDWACGPGNVDCSAVQPDQPCFEPDTVLSHASYAFNTYYQQSGASSIDCSFNGASVEVDKDPSYGNCLYMIAPATTGFNRTMAGNITGNITAIDSPLASPSSTNEAFRQMVISVAVSVLLPCFVVCLSIW, from the exons ATGGATAAAAGAGTGAAGCTAATCTTCTGGATTTGTGTCTCCATTCTTGCCTTTTTGG ATTTTGGTATGGCGAGCAAGATTGGGATATGTTATGGAAGAAATGCTGATAATCTCCCGAGTCCAAACAGAGTATCTGAGCTAATCCAACATCTCAACATCAAATTTGTTAGAATCTACGACGCCAACATTGATGTTCTCAAAGCTTTTGCAAACACTGGCATCGAGCTTATGATTGGTGTCCCTAACGCTGACCTACTTGCATTTGCTCAGTTTCAATCCAATGTAGATACTTGGCTTAGCAACAACATCCTTCCTTACTATCCATATACCAAAATCACTTCGATTTCAGTCGGTCTTGAAGTAACCGAAGCACCAGACAATGCTACCGGTCTAGTCTTGCCTGCGATGCGTAACATTCACACCGCTCTTAAGAAGTCTGGTTTGGACAAAAAGATCAAGATCTCGAGCTCGTTTTCCCTTGCTATCTTGTCACGCTCGTTCCCTCCTTCGTCTGCTTCTTTCAGCAAGAAACACTCAGCTTTCTTGAAACCAATGCTTGAGTTCTTGGTTGAGAATGAGTCTCCGTTTATGATTGACTTGTATCCGTATTATGCTTATAGAGACTCAACTGAAAAGATTCCGTTGGAGTACGCTCTATTCGAGTCGTCTTCTCAGGTTGTTGATTCCGCCACTGGTTTGCTTTACTCCAACATGTTTGATGCTCAGCTTGACGCTATCTATTTCGCCTTGACTGCTATGAACTTTAAGACTGTTAAGGTTATGGTCACTGAGTCGGGTTGGCCGAGTAAAGGCTCGCCTAAAGAAACTGCTGCAACTCCTGACAACGCTCTGGCTTACAATACCAATCTCATCCGCCATGTCATTGGTGATCCAG gTACTCCTGCAAAGCCTGGGGAAGAGATTGATGTGTACTTATTCTCCTTGTTTAATGAGAACCGGAAGCCAGGGATAGAATCTGAGAGGAACTGGGGAATGTTCTATGCAAACGGAACAAATGTTTACGCGTTAGACTTCACTGGGGAAAGCACTACGCCTGTTTCTCCAACAAATGTTACCACGGGTACGAGTCCAAGTCCAAGTTCCAGTCCAATTAGCAATGGTAACTCGACAGTGATcattggaggaggaggaggaggagtagtaggaggaggaggaaccaagAAGTGGTGTATTGCTTCTTCACAGGCTTCAGTGACAGAACTGCAGACAGCATTGGACTGGGCTTGCGGTCCTGGGAATGTTGATTGTTCAGCTGTGCAACCAGACCAACCTTGCTTTGAACCAGACACTGTTCTCTCACACGCATCGTATGCCTTCAATACTTATTACCAGCAGAGTGGAGCAAGCAGCATAGATTGCAGCTTTAATGGAGCCAGCGTTGAAGTCGACAAGGACCCAA GTTATGGTAACTGTTTGTACATGATTGCTCCGGCTACCACCGG ATTTAACAGAACAATGGCGGGTAATATCACAGGAAATATAACTGCCATTGATTCGCCCTTGGCTTCGCCTTCTTCAACAAATGAAGCATTCAGACAGATGGTGATCTCCGTTGCAGTCTCTGTTTTGTTGCCGTGTTTTGTAGTTTGTTTGAGTATTTGGTGA
- the LOC104717261 gene encoding profilin-2, which produces MSWQSYVDDHLMCDVEGNHLTHAAIFGQDGSVWAQSASFPQLKPAEIEGINKDFEEAGHLAPTGLFLGGEKYMVVQGEAGAVIRGKKGPGGVTIKKTTQALVFGIYDEPMTGGQCNLVVERLGDYLIESGL; this is translated from the exons ATGTCGTGGCAATCATACGTCGATGACCATCTCATGTGCGATGTCGAAGGTAACCACCTCACCCACGCCGCCATCTTCGGCCAAGACGGCAGTGTCTGGGCTCAGAGCGCTAGTTTCCCTCAG TTGAAGCCTGCTGAGATAGAAGGAATCAacaaagactttgaagaagCCGGACATCTTGCTCCAACCGGGCTATTTCTTGGCGGTGAGAAGTACATGGTTGTCCAAGGTGAGGCCGGAGCCGTCATCCGAGGCAAAAAG GGACCTGGTGGAGTCACTATCAAGAAGACTACTCAAGCTCTTGTCTTTGGTATCTATGATGAACCCATGACTGGAGGCCAATGCAACTTGGTCGTGGAGAGGCTTGGTGATTACCTTATTGAGTCTGGTCTCTAA
- the LOC104717262 gene encoding profilin-3 produces the protein MSWQTYVDEHLMCDVGDGQGHHLTAAAIVGHDGSVWAQSANFPQFKGQEFSDIMKDFDEPGHLAPTGLFLAGAKYMVIQGEPNAVIRGKKGAGGITIKKTGQSCVFGIYEEPVTPGQCNMVVERLGDYLLEQGL, from the exons atgtcGTGGCAAACTTACGTTGATGAGCATTTGATGTGCGATGTGGGTGATGGTCAGGGACATCACCTTACCGCTGCTGCTATCGTTGGTCATGATGGTAGCGTTTGGGCTCAGAGTGCCAACTTCCCTCAG TTCAAGGGACAAGAGTTCAGTGATATAATGAAAGATTTCGATGAACCGGGTCACTTGGCACCCACAGGGTTATTCCTAGCAGGAGCAAAGTACATGGTGATCCAAGGCGAGCCCAATGCTGTAATCCGTGGCAAGAAG GGAGCGGGAGGAATAACGATAAAGAAAACAGGACAGTCGTGTGTGTTTGGGATCTACGAAGAGCCAGTGACACCAGGACAGTGCAACATGGTCGTCGAGAGGTTGGGTGATTACCTCCTCGAACAGGGTCTTTAG
- the LOC104717263 gene encoding derlin-1-like: MSSPGEYYNSLPPITKAYGTLCLFTTVANQLGLVAPVFIALIPELVIKQFQIWRLITNFFFLGGFSINFGIRLLMIARYGVQLEKGPFERRTADFLWMMIFGSLTLVVLSLIPFFWTPFLGVSLVFMLLYLWSREFPNANISLYGLVTLKAFYLPWAMLALDVIFGSPIMPDLLGIIAGHLYYFLTVLHPLATGKNYLKTPRWVNKIVARWRIGAPVASVRQAGGVGASGAGAGGSVGGGGAYSSARAPPESSNTAFRGRSYRLTD; this comes from the exons ATGTCTTCTCCTGGCGA ATACTATAACTCACTTCCACCGATAACCAAAGCTTATGGAACCTTGTGCCTTTTCACTACCGTTGCTAATCAGCTCGGTTTAGTTGCTCCGGTGTTCATTGCTTTGATTCCTGAACTTGTTATTAAGCAGTTCCAG ATCTGGAGGCTGATAACAAACTTCTTTTTCCTTGGTGGTTTCTCTATCAATTTCGGTATACGTCTTTTGATGAT AGCAAGATATGGAGTTCAACTTGAGAAAGGGCCATTTGAAAGGCGGACAGCTGACTTTTTGTGGATGATGATCTTTGGATCCTTGACTCTGGTG GTTTTATCATTAATACCATTTTTCTGGACACCGTTCCTTGGAGTTTCGCTTGTGTTCATGCTTCTATATCTCTGGAGCCGAGAATTTCCAAATGCCAACATCAGCCTATATGGTCTTGTCACTCTCAAG GCTTTCTACCTCCCATGGGCAATGCTAGCACTAGATGTTATCTTCGGCTCTCCGATCATGCCTGATCTTCTCGGCATCATAGCCGGACATCTATACTACTTCCTAACAGTCCTGCACCCTCTTGCCACTGGAAAAAACTACCTGAAAACCCCAAGATGGGT TAACAAAATTGTAGCAAGATGGAGAATTGGAGCTCCAGTAGCAAGTGTTCGACAAGCAGGTGGCGTAGGAGCATCAGGAGCCGGAGCTGGAGGATCAGTAGGAGGTGGAGGAGCTTATTCAAGTGCGCGTGCCCCACCAGAGAGCTCGAACACAGCATTCAGAGGTCGATCATATCGTCTCACCGACTGA
- the LOC104717264 gene encoding uncharacterized protein LOC104717264 — MDPCPFVRLTIDSLALRLPETATNKQIGGEVHPSSTPCYCKLRIKHFPSQKALLPLSSFSDASSPPESSTSAPGFHLDAEAIRRVSGKKISLRVSVYAGRTGHTCGVASGKLLGRVEVAVDLAAALSRTVAFHSGWKKLGGDGGDKPSARLHLLVRAEPDPRFVFQFGGEPECSPVVYQIQDNLKQPVFSCKFSSDRNGRSRSLPSGFTYSSRGWITRTLSGDQWEKKQARERKGWMITIHDLSGSPVAAASMITPFVASPGSDRVSRSNPGAWLILRPHGTCVSSWKPWGRLEAWRERGAIDGLGYKFELVRDNSTSTGIPIAEGTMSTKQGGKFSIDRRVSGQGESPAISSPVKGFVMGSSVEGEGKVSKPVVHVGAQHVTCMADAALFVALSAAVDLSVDACQLFSRKLRKELCHDDQSSLT; from the exons aTGGATCCATGTCCATTTGTACGGCTCACAATAGATTCCCTCGCGCTAAGACTACCGGAGACAGCTACGAACAAGCAAATCGGCGGCGAAGTACATCCTTCTTCTACTCCTTGTTACTGCAAGCTCCGGATCAAACACTTCCCTTCGCAAAAAGcgcttctccctctctcttccttctccgaCGCTTCTTCTCCCCCTGAATCCTCCACTTCGGCTCCGGGGTTTCACCTCGACGCCGAAGCCATCCGACGAGTCTCCGGCAAAAAGATCTCTCTACGAGTCTCCGTCTACGCAGGACGCACGGGACACACTTGCGGCGTCGCTTCCGGTAAGCTTTTAGGTAGAGTCGAGGTAGCGGTTGATCTCGCTGCGGCGCTGAGTAGAACCGTCGCGTTTCATAGCGGCTGGAAAAAGCTTGGCGGAGATGGAGGTGATAAACCGTCGGCTCGGTTACATCTATTGGTTCGTGCTGAACCGGATCCTCGGTTTGTTTTTCAATTCGGTGGTGAACCGGAATGTAGCCCTGTGGTTTACCAGATTCAAGATAATCTCAAACAGCCTGTCTTTAGCTGCAAATTCAGCTCCGACCGTAACGGACGATCTCG gtcACTACCATCAGGATTCACATACAGTAGCAGAGGATGGATCACAAGAACACTATCAGGTGATCAATGGGAGAAGAAACAAGCGAGAGAACGTAAAGGTTGGATGATAACGATCCATGATCTATCGGGATCACCTGTAGCTGCAGCTTCAATGATCACTCCTTTCGTGGCATCTCCAGGGTCAGACCGAGTCTCTAGGTCAAACCCTGGTGCGTGGCTAATCCTTAGACCTCACGGAACTTGTGTCAGTAGTTGGAAACCGTGGGGACGTCTTGAGGCTTGGCGTGAGAGAGGAGCTATTGATGGATTGGGTTACAAGTTCGAGCTCGTGAGGGATAATAGTACTAGCACCGGCATTCCCATTGCAGAAg gGACAATGAGCACAAAACAAGGAGGAAAGTTCAGTATTGATAGGAGAGTCTCAGGCCAAGGGGAGTCGCCGGCAATATCATCCCCCGTGAAAGGGTTCGTGATGGGTTCGAGCGTCGAAGGAGAAGGAAAAGTGAGCAAGCCGGTGGTCCACGTAGGAGCACAGCATGTGACTTGCATGGCCGACGCAGCTCTCTTCGTTGCTCTCTCCGCCGCTGTTGATCTTAGCGTTGATGCGTGTCAGCTATTCTCTCGTAAACTCCGTAAAGAGCTCTGTCACGACGACCAAAGCTCCCTCAcgtga
- the LOC104720076 gene encoding putative F-box/LRR-repeat protein At5g25860 has protein sequence MVEYECEDAISSLPDEILAKILSYLPTKRAASTSVLSKRWRTLFSLMNHLFPSHLDFDDSYFLNPKLSKQQRSRRRNETGQSFRAFVDKTLSCSNKPINKFSLKHLEDVHHMDQTNRWISKVLERGVSELDLRRKTTWFGRPPRPLPSDVFTNKTLVKLTLGTLLFVGIDPPKVFLPLLKSLSLDTVYYVVEKERYSYSICFSEVMLEGCPFLEEFFLNHVSINHKEAPGTSGIIYHETLKRLTVHRKCGQMVFDTPNLVYLDFSDYSTCGIESADFVDTLVEARLDLDIPWKGRARTFRMNNITREIECMTNVEILHLSSNTVKLMYNRLYDYWEEDQDDCGLSFPRFENLVKLSFETRSKRQPRWKMLTVVMDKAPILETLVLKGLYSIRYEGVSVNENVVKVLDIYGYRGGRNELRQLNRFLSQMICLRLIKVEIDAAIVDVDKRLQITNDLLSLPKCQVQFL, from the exons ATGGTAGAATATGAGTGTGAAGATGCAATCAGCTCTCTTCCAGACGAGATACTTGCTAAGATCTTGTCCTATCTGCCCACGAAACGAGCTGCTTCAACTTCAGTTCTGTCTAAAAGATGGAGAACTCTGTTCTCACTGATGAATCATCTCTTTCCGTCGCATCTCGACTTTGACGACTCATATTTCTTGAATCCCAAGCTAAGTAAACAACAGAGATCAAGAAGACGAAACGAGACTGGGCAAAGCTTCAGAGCTTTCGTTGACAAAACACTGTCTTGTAGTAACAAACCCATAAACAAATTCTCACTAAAACATCTCGAGGATGTTCACCACATGGATCAAACCAATAGATGGATATCAAAGGTCTTGGAACGAGGCGTCTCGGAGCTCGATCTTCGCAGAAAGACCACTTGGTTTGGGAGgccaccacgtcctcttcccTCAGATGTATTCACAAACAAGACTCTCGTTAAGCTGACATTAGGAACATTGCTTTTTGTTGGAATTGATCCTCCAAAAGTCTTCCTTCCATTGCTCAAGAGTCTCTCCCTTGATACAGTTTACTACGTAGTGGAAAAGGAACGCTATTCCTATTCCATCTGTTTTTCCGAGGTGATGCTTGAAGGTTGCCCATTCCTGGAGGAATTTTTCCTGAATCACGTTTCAATTAACCACAAAGAAGCTCCAGGAACATCCGGAATCATATACCATGAAACCCTTAAAAGACTCACAGTTCACAGAAAATGCGGACAAATGGTATTTGACACGCCCAATCTTGTCTACCTCGATTTCTCTGATTACTCTACATGTGGTATAGAATCGGCTGATTTCGTGGATACCCTTGTGGAGGCCCGCCTCGATCTTGATATACCTTGGAAGGGACGGGCGAGAACTTTCCGTATGAATAATATAACGAGAGAAATTGAATGCATGACTAACGTTGAGATCCTTCACCTCTCTTCCAACACTGTTAAG CTTATGTATAATAGACTCTATGATTACtgggaagaagatcaagatgATTGCGGCTTGAGTTTTCCACGGTTTGAAAACCTTGTTAAACTCTCTTTCGAGACAAGATCGAAACGACAACCACGTTGGAAAATGCTAACAGTTGTGATGGATAAGGCACCAATTCTTGAAACTCTTGTCCTCAAG GGCTTGTACTCTATCCGCTATGAAGGTGTCTCCGTCAATGAGAATGTAGTGAAGGTGCTAGATATTTATGGTTACAGAGGAGGTCGTAATGAATTGAGACAACTGAACCGTTTCTTGTCCCAGATGATTTGTCTTCGATTGATCAAAGTGGAAATTGATGCTGCAATAGTTGATGTCGACAAGAGACTTCAAATCACCAACGACCTTCTTTCTCTTCCCAAATGCCAAGTCCAGTTCTTGTga
- the LOC104717265 gene encoding LOW QUALITY PROTEIN: defensin-like protein 159 (The sequence of the model RefSeq protein was modified relative to this genomic sequence to represent the inferred CDS: deleted 2 bases in 1 codon; substituted 1 base at 1 genomic stop codon), with product MAKLSCSYFLVLMLVFSGSLIVERAEGKQCHLTIDRNSMXCCRNKETPCNVVDCRLSCYSGYNGVGKCFDDRKVKGPSNCGCLYNC from the exons ATGGCAAAGTTATCATGTTCGTATTTCCTTGTACTCATGCTTGTGTTCTCAG GATCTTTAATCGTTGAAAGAGCTGAGGGGAAGCAATGTCATTTGACGATTGAC AGAAACTCCATGTAATGTTGTCGAAACAAAGAAACTCCATGTAATGTTGTCGATTGCCGTTTAAGCTGCTATAGTGGCTACAATGGAGTTGGAAAGTGTTTTGACGATCGTAAAGTAAAAGGACCTTCTAATTGTGGTTGTCTCTACAATTGTTAG
- the LOC104717267 gene encoding defensin-like protein 159 — translation MAKLSCSYFLVLILVLSAFLMVARAEDKRCHLTIKKETPCDLVDCRLSCFSYYNGVGKCFDDPKVGGPQNCGCLFNC, via the exons ATGGCCAAGTTATCATGTTCTTATTTCCTTGTACTCATTCTTGTGTTGTCAG CTTTTCTAATGGTTGCAAGAGCTGAGGATAAGCGATGTCATTTGACGATTAAAAAGGAAACTCCATGTGATCTTGTCGATTGCCGTTTAAGCTGCTTTTCTTATTACAATGGAGTTGGCAAATGTTTTGACGATCCTAAAGTCGGAGGGCCTCAAAATTGTGGTTGTCTATTTAATTGTTAg
- the LOC109126996 gene encoding defensin-like protein 163: MAKLLCSYLLISIFILSALLAVPSAEGANIKRCSVNVKLSKPCTFQECIPICYQKYNGNGVCTGNKNQFCTCVYNC; this comes from the exons ATGGCCAAGCTATTGTGTTCGTATCTGCTCATCTCCATCTTTATTCTCTCAG CTTTGTTGGCTGTGCCAAGTGCAGAGGGGGcaaatataaaaagatgttCTGTGAACGTGAAGCTTAGCAAGCCATGCACTTTTCAAGAATGCATACCAATTTGCTATCAAAAGTACAACGGGAATGGCGTTTGTACCGGAAATAAAAACCAATTTTGCACTTGCGTTTATAATTGTTAG
- the LOC109126985 gene encoding putative defensin-like protein 154 isoform X1, producing MAKISCSYYFLIIMLVFSVYSAVEKAKGNLCTKIINPETPYCDLVDCRLNCYMGYNGVGKCLKTKVGRHPKCVCTYNC from the exons ATGGCCAAAATATCATGTTCTTATTATTTCCTCATAATCATGCTTGTGTTCTCAG tgtattcaGCGGTTGAGAAAGCTAAGGGAAATCTATGTACTAAAATCATTAATCCAGAAACTCCATACTGTGACCTTGTTGACTGTCGTCTAAACTGCTATATGGGATACAATGGAGTTGGAAAATGTTTGAAAACCAAAGTTGGTAGACATCCTAAATGTGTTTGTACATATAATTGTTAA
- the LOC109126985 gene encoding putative defensin-like protein 158 isoform X2, with product MAKISCSYYFLIIMLVFSAVEKAKGNLCTKIINPETPYCDLVDCRLNCYMGYNGVGKCLKTKVGRHPKCVCTYNC from the exons ATGGCCAAAATATCATGTTCTTATTATTTCCTCATAATCATGCTTGTGTTCTCAG CGGTTGAGAAAGCTAAGGGAAATCTATGTACTAAAATCATTAATCCAGAAACTCCATACTGTGACCTTGTTGACTGTCGTCTAAACTGCTATATGGGATACAATGGAGTTGGAAAATGTTTGAAAACCAAAGTTGGTAGACATCCTAAATGTGTTTGTACATATAATTGTTAA